The genomic DNA CCTTGGGGGGGTAAAGAACCTTCATGCAAGGTGTCCCATAGGTTCAGGTTCTTCTGCCCACCACTGCTGACGAAGGAAGTAGTTTCACAGTGAGGTGcagttacatatttttttctgccagttttataacttgtttatttattgatcagttttttatctgattttttttcttgcgttACTTTTATAACCTAGTTCTTTTATCTAGATTTTTTCAAGATATGCGTAATACTTGTGATTGTGTAACTGGGTTCTTACTTGCAGGATTGtaacataaagaaaaaaccttgttaaaataataaaagaacagaACATTATCATTAATGAAAACTGTAAAATGAGCAAGAATACAGGATTGGACCAGGACATTTGCCCTATTATCAAGGAGTATGCAAACCAAATATCTGTAAGGTTTGTCAAACATTTTCCTAAGTTATCAAAGAGGACAACAGTTAAAAAGAGGAAATGGTTTGGGTGGTCATGGTAGATTTAACTATTGTAGTCAAACAAAAGCAACTCTGTAGCACTTTTAAGCAGTGATGATCTCATTAATCAATTCCACAAAACCCCTCAAAAAGAACTTTGGATTTCAGCATCTATATAAGATCTTCATAAATACCTGTGCACCCAGTTTTGTCATTATCAAGTTTCATTCATCATGccaataaattaatttttcagttaGCCAATACTAGTCTAGAATAATTCTCAGAAGAAAAAGCCTTGAATTCCAATTTTAGGAATGAAATGAACGATCTCTTCCCTCACTGCAAGATCTGAACCTGTGTCCTTAGAAAGTACTCACCTGCGGCACCAGCCATGCTGTCACAAGTGCTAAATTTCCATCTTAAACAGCAAGTGTTCAtctcttgtattttcctcttcttctcctcaggACCCACTGGAGTTAGAGCACTTTCAGGAGATAAAGATTGAAGAAGAAGATCCCCTGAGTGATCCTTACCTGCTAGATGAAGGGGCATCCGATGACGGTCTAGCTGACATAATCGCTTCAGTTAAACAAGAATATACCTCATGGACAGACAAAAGCAATCAGGTGGTTCTATTTTCTCGTTGCATTTTCAGTTTGGTTCctgattttgttcatttttttctgttaatgcTTTTTGTTTGAAGGAtttttagaagtacattcacaatGTGTTCTTGCAAACTTGGCCCTTTTTGTGTATTTGTCCCTCTGCAGCACATGCCAAGATGCGTGCATATAATATTTAAAAGTACAGTATTGTGTTCTCAGAAAGTTGGTGACACTGTTTCTATATTTCTGAAATTTTGATCAGCATATTAGCTAACTCATAATGGTAGATAAGAAAACTGTTTACACAAGtatcttgaatttattttaatcttctctTTACGTGGATTTAATGAATTTATTGTCTACTTTATCACAGGACAATCAGAAAGTTGTTGTTGCAGAGGAAGATTTTTCTCAGAAGAAAATCACTTCAAAACAGTCTGAAACAAAGACTGGGATTGTGGGTGAAGAGTTGTATACTTTAGCAGACAAGAGTCCAGAGGACCTGACAAGAACCACAAAAAGTGTGCCATTTAAATGGAAAGACGAAACGCCACAAGGAAAGTCATCTCAAGAGGAGAGAACAGCCAAAAGACGCCGGAAGGTCTTGAAGGAAAACTCGGAGTCAGACACAGAGTTTTCTCAGCATTTTACAAAAGATGTCTATGATGTGTTCGGGATGCATGTAGCGAAGACCCTTCGAGACATCAATAACATAGAGGTGTTCAACAGAGTGAAGATTAAAATCAACGACATACTCTTAGACGCCCTGGCTGGTGACTTTTCAAGTCCAGGGTTTAAGATAAAACCCAGTGTAGGAACACAATTTCCCCCGGTAGGCGAGGAAGTCTCTAATACAACACCACCAGGTCAGTCTTTTGGAAGGAAGGCCCTCTCAGAGAAAAACTTCTCAGCACCAAGGAAGGGAACCCACAAGAAAGCAGTGCTTGTTGTTTCGCCCGGTTTAGACAAGACTCAAAAGAGCTCTGTAGATCACTCGAGCAGCATTCCTCAGCAATCTAGAATTCCCGTAACGAGTCACAGCATAAATCAACCAACAACATTACCTGTTCACTCCTCACTTCCAGAAACAACTTATACCACTTCTGTGCACCCCCTTGTGTGTACATCTCAACATTCAAGCATTCCCACGACCTCTCACGTTTTAGGTCAGCCAGTTACAGTACCCGTTACTTTCATAGTTCCAGGCAAGACCCAAGCGAAAACTGTCGATCCACATGGCACCACTTCCAATCTTAATAGAATGACTGAAACTACTCAATGTGCAAACATGATTGCAGTTTTACCTGCTGCTTCTTTTGGTCTGGCCATTACTCCAACCAGGTCTGGAAGTATACCTCAGAGTTCTGGAGTTCCTGAGACTACTCAGAGAAGCACAGATGCAACTCAGACAAGTACTGTGGACCCAAGTGGTAGTATTTCCCAACAATCTGAAATTCCTGTGACCACTCAAACTATACCCCACCTACATCCTATAAGTAGCTCTCAGAGTTCTGGAGTTCCTGAGACTACTCATAGAAGCACAGATGCAACTCAGACAAGTAGTGTGGACCCAAGTGGTAGTATTTCTCAACATTCTGAAACTCCTGTGCCCACGCAAACTATTCCCAACTTACCTCATGTAcctggaaagagaaaaaagaatctAGCAGCTCGGAATCCTCTAGAATCCTAGCGTTGCGCAATTGTACCTGTTGTGAAGAGGACAGCCACGTTGAAGTCAGGAGCAAGGAGGAGACATAGACAGTGGAATTCATTGTATCTGATGAATAAAAGttattcttttcatcttcattatttGAAATCCTTGTGGAATAGATTCATATCTCCGTCAGACTTGGGAAATAATGGTGAAATGAGCTCGCGGGCATAAGAAATGAACAAAGACGGCTTGCTCATCTACCAGTATACAGAATGTACAGCAAGATAGCTTTGAATATTTaagatgaatatatttttttacaatttgtagATGATGTTACTTTCTTTTGACGGCAATTTCTGGCTGAAGCCCAATCAGGTATTGAACCACTCGGGATCGCGAGCAGGTCGATGTTGCTCTTCGGGGGAATCAAGTAATAAACATAATCCTGGTTTCTGAGTGGTTAATAATTGTGAACGAAGTGATTTGTCGTCTGTGCTGGAGatcagataagaaaaaaagatgCTCATTTGAATATGTAATCCCGTAAAGCACACTCCAATGACGTAGTAATTAGCTTGTACTTTTCTGTATTCACTACTTGTAATTAGATTACGTGACAATGCACATTCGAAGAGgaataagaaaagagagagagagagtaaagttttCTTATGAATCATGCTAGAATGATTATTTATATGGTGTGATATAATATACGGTATACATATAATGGAAATGAGGTTGACATGACGCACCTTTGATAGATAGCTGCAATGATAAAgctgcaaagagagagagtgaatgagtGAGTGGGTAACgcccacacgtacacacaaacatacatacaacacacacgtATCTGTAAATATAGTGGGTAAGATTATAATGAAGGTTTTCCGCCCATCCCATTTTAATTACTCTTGGGTGGTATGCGTGAGGATACACtatgtaataagtatatatatgtgtgtgtgtgtagaattacGCAACGTGGAGTCCAGTCAGTAGTTGGGTGGGTGACCTCGCATGATGATCGTTTAAAAAGCGAACGGGAGATGATGATGAGGAAGttctccaaagagagagagagagagaaaggaaaacagCGAGTGCAGCTGCACTGTGCAAGTGCACAGTCATCGCTTTTCAAGATTCTTTATTGCCTCGTATTTGGAACGTTTCCTGCGGAGTCACTGACGTCCTCTTGccctcccccacaccccccccccttacccacCCCCCTACCCCTACTCTCTCCCTTCCCCATACCACCCCCCCACCCGTTTGGAGATCTCTGGCCAATGGTCATCGGaaaactaattattatttttatcatgattATTTCCGTCATTGACAAGGTGGATGCTTTGCTAATGTGACTTGCAGCCTTGTGGCCGTAAGTAGCCCAGAATGACTAGagaaggggaaataaaaaaaggcagcagcaattattttttttattggaaatatatacatttacagtttcttacaatttataatattgtatatgcatTTCAGTCAATTTACAtaagtaaaattattatataattatcaaagAAAGGAAAGGACATACTTTGAAGTAAACAATATTTTGCATTTATCCCCAAAGTGCTTTTAACAATATAAATCTCGTTTCGAACGTTCTACTTTCTGCAAACGAAATCATACTTAACTCCTCTGCTAAGTGCATTCATTACTTTACGAATAGACCAAATCCCAGCTATATATTCACTTGTCAAAGTCGTTGCTGTAATTTTAAGTCATTCTTTGGCGTATGCCCGAAGGAGCAAGTTAGTAATATGTCACCGCTGAGATGTGGAAAACTatagaagagagaaagatgagaatGATGCTGATGTACTAATTGTTAAAAGGATGCGcttgaagagagagggagagagagattctttgttcCCTCAGTCACCATTTTATGTCAGTAAAAGACCCTGATCtattattgcctctctctctcactctctctctctctctctctctctaaacatttaaacacattatatatatatatatatatatatatatatatatataatctactggtcatttttaccagctACATACGTAAATGTAATCTCACATGGGTTACATCTCccctccccaaaccccccccAAATCCCCTTCCACCCACACAGGGCCACATTCCCCTTCAAACAAGTTATCTTAATTTTTCCGTACCCACATGAACTCTTGCCAgagcccttccccttccccttccccccccccccacactcttCAACACCCCACGGCACCCAACCATACACTACCACCCCACCCTACAACGTTAATCCACACCACCTTGGTACTACAGATCCCATTTCCTATCCCCACAGTGCTCGTCTATTCCCCTCTTCCCCACAAGCATTTATGTCTTTTCCCACAACCCTACACCAATCCCAACGAGACAGTCTTTCACTCCCACAGAAGTCCAGACTTCCCCCCACAAGATTCAGTGAGTCTTTCCAACAAAGTATACTGACTCTCCCACGTGACTCAGTGATTCTTCCCACATGACACAGTGAGTCATTCCAAGAAAGTATACAAACTTTCCCACCACTCAGAGGTACTAGTAGTATATACATACGATTCCCCACAAAACTCAATCTTCCCCACAATATTCTTGGCCTCTCCCACAATCCTACTTCTTACATGTGGCTTcttccccacccacccacccgccACCCACAGATGCATCAAACGTCACCTCTTACgaataaaattaaagaattatagtgACGCATTTTCACCAAATACCAAACAAACACCATCAACCTTGAGCCTACATAGCTCGGTTATCGTTCGTAAGAAAAATCCGCTCTATTTCCCACCTTTATTATTCACTTATCTCTcctcgggggacataatatttccCTTCGCAAATGCTTTTTCGTAAAGAAGAAACGAACACCGACGTGAATATTGTGACGGAAAGTCCTGCGATAACGGGAGAAAGTTGAAGCGAAAAATGCGCAGTAAACAACACGATGGCGGTGACGTTGCCACGTCTCTGGCAACTGTACATTCGGTATGAGCAAGGCCCCCAAAGCCACGGTCGTCCATTTGGCAGCGCGGCGTGTAGGTCATTGTGGCCGTAGgacgtttatgtgtgtgtgtcggttacgtacatacatgtgtgcgtgtgtgaatgacTGCTAGCTAGCTAGACtcgccctctcccctccccctccaatcGTTACATCCCCCTGTACCTCGAGGCCTCCTCCATtcctccctccacccccccccctccaacaccCTCGAGGCCTCCATTCCAttcccctccctccatcccccccccctccaacaccCCTCCCAGAGCCTCCAATTCCATCCACCACAAACCTTCCCTTTGGGAAGTTTAGTGACCCCTGGACTGGGTTTCGTGGTGGGGGGACCTtcccccatccctccctccttcccctgcCCACTTCctgccctccccctcctcctactccttctcccccaccccccccaaaagaccaccaccaccacaactggAGGTTTCTCGTCATGTGCAAGTGTACATGATAATGCACATTTCCGTTTTTCTTCAGTGTCAAcgataatgatctctctctctctctctctctctctctctctctctctctctctctctgcaacattACGTAGATTAAGGCACTGTCtgagtcttacacacacacacacgaacgtgCAGGAATCCGTTTATTTTCGCCATATATGACGAATAGACTGATAAAGTCTTCGTGCGTTCGTGTGTATAATACGaagtttgtttttatgaaaagcaaaATATATGGGCTTTGTATTTTCATGGCGTAGATTTTTGGTAGGTCACGAAGACGAGGGAAATAGTTAAGATGTATGTGAGAAAAAGATTTCACAATTCCGAGGTACCTACCTACTCTGATTCACTTACAGGGGGGAGTAGCCTAGTCTCACATGCGTgtacgtagtctctctctctctctctctctctctctctctctctctctctctctctctcttatacacacactAAACATAGGAAACATTCTTCCTCCACGCcagtctctctctcaacaccTACATacagcacaacacacacacaccctttctctctctctctctctctcttagctcgAGCACACACCTTGAAACTTGGCTATGCAGACCCTGTAGCTAGCTAGTACTATAAACACGAACACTAGAAACTTCGAGCAATAACGTCATTGCTTAGCCGGGTGACCACATATGAATACCAGGTATACCTGtaaaagggggcggggggcgggaaATGCCTTCTAAGTTCTGTAACTTACAACTATTATAGGTAAGTGAGATAATTAAGGTTCAGGCCAGCCTAGTTGTTGAAATTgtctagtaaatatataaaaaaaaaaacttctgtgaCTTAAATTCTTTAATTTTGAATTATCATGATAATGTAATaatactgaataatatatatatatatatatatatatatatatatatatatatgaataacttgataacgaagtatataaaacgtgatgctatgtataaataaaggttatatatatatatatatatatatatatatatatatatatatatatatatatatatatatatagatatatatatatatatatatatatatatatatatatatatatatatatatatatatatatatatatatatatatatatatatatatagaaaacaatgtattatatatccttTTCTGTCATCATAATGATAACAGGAACAAATACAATATAAGCAACTCCAGTAGTGATGATAAAAGTAATGATACCAAAGCCATATTTGGCTCGTATGAGCCTTAGCGTGACTAGGTcagtctaaaaaaaaagaaaaaaaaattatagtgaaGAGAATGAGGGATTAAAAAACTGTAtattattacctctctctctctctctctctctctcgtaagccaAGTCATGATTGAAGCAAGTCACCCTTGAATAGATATAACGTAAGAAATTCTGCAAGAATACAAAAGTCTCAGACAGGCTCTTGTGCCAAAGGTATTTtcctactgctctctctctctctctctctctctctctctctctctctctctctctctctccatcatgtTCCAGCCGTGTGTGTATTAATTATTTATCGAtttgccaactctctctctctctctctctctctctctctctctctctctctctctctctctctcctcaattatCTAATTCCTCCATTCTCGCTACGCGAAGCACTGAGAGGAATTATTAATTTCGTCGTGAATAATGAAAACGCAAAAATGAAGACACGAAGGAGGAACTGAGCGAAgaggagaaaaaacaaattaaaaaaaagaaaaacaagcttCGCCCAcggccaaaataaaaaataaaaagttgaaataaaaagTCCAGTTTTACCCTTAAACTTGACGGGGTAGAACGGTGGCCATGGTAAAACGGACGGAGGAGATAGGccgatagacagacagacagacatcgaGCAATGTAGCGtcatatagagagaaaaagtgggataaagagagagagagaagggggtttaTGAATATCCCAAGTTTGGAAAAACTAACGCAGAGAAAAATCAATAACACAAGTAACTACCTATACAGCATAAATTAGAaggtaaacaaatgaatatacaagcgagtaaataaggaaaaaactaAGGTATAAAATAATGGAGCAAGTAAAGGAATTCACGCTTAGAACATGGCGTGATATCCCCGTAGACATTTTCACTCCTAGCCTGAACAGCTGCCCTAGTTACAGCtagactaatattattattaaaacactcaACAAGCAGGTATTGTatgataattgtaaaaaaaagacTATCTCTTACATGTTATTTGCAATAAAACGTATAAGTTGGTAAAGGTTTAACTGTTAAAATCATCTTTGAATTGAATAAACGACAAATTCTGCAGTAAAACAAAGACTGCAGTGTAGAAATATTTCAGCACATGCCTTGCCAAGGTATTTTTCAGTGACCTCCACAGAATatcagttgttttattttcatgtattatcAGTCGCCATCTTGTTCTTACAATCataactcttatatatataactcgTACAAGATTGTCAGATTATTATGAACTTATCATAAGCATTAAGAAACTTCTTAACCATTTGACTGAAGGGGACCAAAAACGCAGTACTGCACATGAatgttaatcataattataatataaaaatatgcgaATCGTTGTATGCGCACATAAATAACGCCATTGGATGGTGGTAATTTAAGACTGGTTATTAAAACACAAGAATGTATATAGCAGCCGCATCCATCTTGGATCGAGTATTCTTATATAGGTCTAGTTATTTTGAAACGTAATTATTACACTTCAATTCGGTAGAAGTGCTGAACAGTGATGGTTATTGCCGgcaactttgctctctctctctctctctctctctcttcaataggCCTATGTGTATAACAGATGGTTGATTTCCCCCTTAGACCTATATAGCCAGCATATCCACTGTATTGGGAAATACGTGTCCTATTCATACTGGATTAATCATTATCCTCCTACGAGGATTTGGCAAACCTAATTCAAGCTTGATCGCGGTGGAATAAAAACAGCTGCACACCGAAGTATTAAGGGAAATATATTTcagttaaaacaaataaaaattgaagtgATTGAACGACAGCAGTGTAGTCTAGTACCACACGCTTGGCTTTAAATTAGGGAATATAGGAGAAAGGCACCGAATTTAATATGGTTTGTTTTTAGGCTTCAAGATTATTTGTACAAAGTAAATTTAAGTCAacgtggataaaattctgaatgtaattctgttaaaaaggtaaaatattatatattttctctaataagcgataaaaaaatcatggaaatatATACGTGTGGATACGCTATACCTTTGTTTCTAAGGCTTAGAAAAGCTTTGGTTTTGACATGCTGACAACACTAAACTTGTATACTAGGCCTATAAAAATTTTCAATCGAAAGTTTTATGGTTAACAGGTGATATTATAGGTCATGTCTATATTGACGTGCCACGTCTGTGTAGATACGACACGTTTAAAAATAACGAACGCGAATATCATGCAGTAAAACAGAAACGAAGCTCCTCGTCGACTGAAGCCGCACGCAGCTTGAAATCGGCCTGTCCAACCGGACGGTCGTATCGCATTGCCGCCTTTaataggtgattttttttttccttcctttcattcttttttggccAGCCTCCAGTCACTCGTTCATCCTGGATGAATTTGAACATGCAAAAATCGTCGAGGAAAGAAGTCCAACCGGAGAATGGTGAcaaacagatagagaaaagcgAAGGATATGAACGATGCAAGAGGTTTGGTTCCCGAGCGGGAAGAAGTTTAAGCTCTGCGAACGACCGGCGTTTTCCACGGTCGTACCACGCCAGTGTTTGTCGGCCAGTGATCGGGGCAGCACCCGTTTTTGGACGACACTTGTATTCCCTCATTTCTTTTGGTATGTATTTTCCCAGTTTTAATAACTAACCGTCGTTTTTTCGTTATTATCCGCGTTTTAGCTGTTATCGTTATAACGCCGCCGCGCGGCGAAAGTAAAGGCGTCCGCAACGTTCTCGTCATGTCTCTACCTCTCTTATCgtcgatttatttattctttttttcatttcctttcctccaTTCCTCACGTTACGAGCGTCTCCTATCAAAGAATAGGGAGACGGAGACTGACAGACGCCCACAGATATACCGAAAGGAGAAAAAATGAGGGAAGCAAGAATGTGAGAGAGAAGATGAGTCTGGGGGGGATTCCACCAAGAAGTACGCCACGTGACCGCATAGAAGTATGAGGTCTCATCAGGCTGGTAcgtttgtacgtgtgtgtgtatgtgtgtttacccTGCTACGTTACTTAAGTAAGTAATCAGTGTTTGGCCATTTATTTCGATAAGTCTGTAAAACACTCATTCACTTTCAACATTTCAATACATCTCACAATATAGGTAGGCCTTGTGACAACAGATTAAATCGTTCCTTTTTCTTAGTAACAACATCACGCGGTGTTCCTCAAGGCCGCTCCGTTGgtcttattttttcccctcccaatCTTGTCATCAGAGCCTTTGTTATCCTTCCTACCTTGGTATAGGCTAGGCCTTACCACAGCAATCCCTTACAACACAAATATGATAATTTTCCCCGTTCCATAACGCCCATACTGCCTCAGTGCATCTCCAGTATTCAGTCCAAAGCCAGTCTAGATCTAGAATCGTGGTGCAGGTGGTAACGGGTCACATGAAGGCCTGAAAGCCAATTGAGGGGTTTAATATATAGTGTCGCATACTAGGCGGAGTCTAGTTTTCGTATTGACAGCAGTTTCTGATTTTGTATGACGCAATGTTAGTATAGAAATGGGCATTATTGCACATCgttcatgtaattatatattctatatatatagatatatatatatatatatatatatatatatatttatctgtgtacatacatacatattcagttGCATTCCACAACTGAATtgccatatcttcgtgcctaagaagatgcCAGTACTATACATACAAATACGTGAACGATATcttaccacgagagagagagagagagagagttcatgaaATGTtgggaaatattttcttgttcaaTAAAGATTCAGCGTATTACGTCTAACATACCAGACCGAGAATAACTTATTCATAAGTGCAAGAATATTTATATTGaacttaagtttctctctctctctctctctctctcgcttctcctctcgtctctctctctctctctctctctctctctctctcttatatattatatatatatatatatatatatatatatatatacatataaccagtAAATCTGAGACTTTTTCAATTCTCACACAATTAATCAAGATCAGAGTCTGACATTACGGAAGTACATTTGCCCTACTTTACTGCAAATACACTTAATAGGCCTATGCAATCCAGATTTTTTCGCATACTAGTCCTGTGCATTACATAGATTTCAACTTACTAGTCCTATGCATATTGCAGAGATTTCAACTTACTAGGCCTATGCATTGCAGAGATTTAAACTTACTAGTCCTATGCATATTGCAGAGATTTCAACTTACTAGGCCTATGCATTGCAGAGATTTCAACTTACTAGTCCTACGCATTGCAGAGATTTCAACTTACTAGGCCTATGCATTGCAGAGATTTCAACTTACTAGTCCTATGCATTGCAGAGATTTCAACTTACTAGTCCTATGCATTGCAGAGATTTCAACTTACTAGGCCTATGCATTCCAGAGCTTTTTGCATACTAGTCCTATGCATTCCAGAGCGTGGTCCTCCTCCATCAGCAGCATCATGGCGGCCTACATCAATGCCTTGGAGTTGATCTCCGAGGTGCAGATGCGACCCATCATTTGGGACACTTCGTCAGACGAGTACAAAGACCGAGCTAAGAAGGCCGAGGCGTGGGCGGAGGTCTGTCGAACACTGTTCTTGGACTATGAGCTGAGGTCTGCAGCTGACCAGATAAATTTGGGTAAGATTAGTTAGTACCCAACTCGTCATTTTTGGATTAGGATAATTGCTTGGTTAAATACGAGTAATCCTTTGGGTAAGATTAGTTCACAACTTTGAAGTTTCAAGTCGACTTTTTGAAAGCCGCATATGTAGTACAAgagcaaaacctttatttatagtgtaaaaaaattcaaaaatagtattttattttaccaACTATAAATACCAAGTAATCCTGAAGTgccatgaaaagtaaaataattcaccaaattttttctctctcttttatttaaaaaaatacactttaaaggactttttacaataaatacatgtacaagatatgtaatttatgtacagaatcaatacaattatatatattaattcacctACTTGGAGGACCACAGTAACTCAATATAAACATGCATAACCATTTTTTGCTATAGATGATTAAACTGTGAAAGTTGGAGACTCAAGAGACATGCAACATCAATAAACTGGCCTACTTTAACTTGCATTAATGTTGAATTGGATCTGATTTTCAGAAAGAGAAGTTCTCGGGAGGTGGAAGAGCATTCGAGACTGCTACACGAAGGATTACAAGAAGTTTGCAAATAAAAGTAGCCAGGGCCACCGGACCAAAAAGTCTCGTCGTTACATTTTCTCGAAGCAGTTGGCTTTCCTGAGGAAGGTCATGAAAACCAAAACTAGCGGGAGTACGGCATCTCCACTCCAAGACACTGACGAGGGGACAGAGAGCATCTTGGATATGTCGAATGCGCCGGGAAAAGTTCATCCGTTGCCCTTTGAAAGGGTGAAGAGGGCTAGGTCTCCAGCTGGCGGAGAGGCGAAGCAAATCCTGGATAAGAGAAAAAGGGTTTCTTCGAGCAATGAGATCGTGCAGGCCAAGGAGAGAGGCAAGAATTTGTCGCTGGAAGACAGAATAAGGCAATTGATCGAAGAACACGGTGAGCAGAGGAATGACGAAGACAAGGACTTCTTCATGTCGATGCTCCCTTCAGTGCGTAGACTTAACGAAGACCAAAAGCTCGAATTCAGAGTACAGGTCCTGCTGGCACTGCAAAATGTCAGAGCAGGACAGCGCAATTTGCAAAGCCCTTGGCCGCAGTCCTCAAATCCTTCTTGTGTGCTTGTTCAACGTAGTCAGGCCAGTGCTGTTGGTCAGACTGGACATTCTGATGCTGTTGAAATGGTCAGTAACGAAAGCACTGGTGGAGCACCTCGCTCTGCACCAGAGTCTCCGTGTAAAACCAAGCAAGAATGCGACAGTCCTTCTCCAGCGCCGCCTTCCCCAGAGACAAAAGACTATCACCTCCTAATGTAGAGTGACTAGGTACGATATCTGATTCGTttatttaaaacaggaaaaaaaacaagatcgAATGAAAATACAGAGTTGTCAGTTTGATCTCAAGTCATGTGGATAGCATCGATGATCAGACCAAGGGCCATTCAGTTGTTACGTTCAGGAGACACTTTAATAAACATATCTATAAGTTACTTTAGATTGTTAACCTGATTGTGACTCCATCCTAAGGAAAACTA from Macrobrachium nipponense isolate FS-2020 chromosome 22, ASM1510439v2, whole genome shotgun sequence includes the following:
- the LOC135198692 gene encoding uncharacterized protein LOC135198692 isoform X1; this encodes MCVYPATLLKAWSSSISSIMAAYINALELISEVQMRPIIWDTSSDEYKDRAKKAEAWAEVCRTLFLDYELRSAADQINLEREVLGRWKSIRDCYTKDYKKFANKSSQGHRTKKSRRYIFSKQLAFLRKVMKTKTSGSTASPLQDTDEGTESILDMSNAPGKVHPLPFERVKRARSPAGGEAKQILDKRKRVSSSNEIVQAKERGKNLSLEDRIRQLIEEHGEQRNDEDKDFFMSMLPSVRRLNEDQKLEFRVQVLLALQNVRAGQRNLQSPWPQSSNPSCVLVQRSQASAVGQTGHSDAVEMVSNESTGGAPRSAPESPCKTKQECDSPSPAPPSPETKDYHLLM
- the LOC135198692 gene encoding uncharacterized protein LOC135198692 isoform X2 — its product is MAAYINALELISEVQMRPIIWDTSSDEYKDRAKKAEAWAEVCRTLFLDYELRSAADQINLEREVLGRWKSIRDCYTKDYKKFANKSSQGHRTKKSRRYIFSKQLAFLRKVMKTKTSGSTASPLQDTDEGTESILDMSNAPGKVHPLPFERVKRARSPAGGEAKQILDKRKRVSSSNEIVQAKERGKNLSLEDRIRQLIEEHGEQRNDEDKDFFMSMLPSVRRLNEDQKLEFRVQVLLALQNVRAGQRNLQSPWPQSSNPSCVLVQRSQASAVGQTGHSDAVEMVSNESTGGAPRSAPESPCKTKQECDSPSPAPPSPETKDYHLLM